TTCGATGACCTCTGCCTCACTCATACCGCCAGCCAGCATATCGGCGATCTGGGAAACGCCGATCGCCTTCATCGCTGTGGCGTCAGGCGCAAGTTTCAGGGCGAGAAGAGCCTTCACCTCTTCCACAGCACCACTCTCCATCATGGTTTCGAACCGCCGATTGATGCGGTCGTGCAGCACGGGCCGTTCCGGCAGGACCACGAATTTCTCCGCTCGGTCCGGATCAACTATCATCGGACCACTGGCTTTTTGGAACTCCATGATCGACTTTCCGGTCGCCTCCATGACCTCCAGTGCCCGGACGATCCGCTGGCCGTCCCCCGGCTGAAGCCCCTGCGCCATCAAGGGATCGCACCGCGACAGCTCCGCGTGCAGGACCATTGACCCCTCTTCGATCAGCAGGGCGCGCAGCCTCTCGCGTATGTCGTCAGGAATGGCGGGCATATCGGACAAGCCGCCCGTCAGTGCCTTGAAATAAAGCCCCGTACCGCCAACGATGACCGGAAAACGCTGCTGCCTACGCAAATCCACAAGCAGGGCGGAAATGTCCCGCAGCCATTCACCCGTTGAGTAGGAACTGCTTGCCGGCACATGGCCGTATAGCAGATGTGGCACGCCTGCCATTTCTTCCTCGGATGGCCGGGCGGTCAGCACCCGCAGCGTGTCATAAACCTGCATGCTGTCGGCATTGATCACGACACCGTTCCGCTCCCGCGCCATACGAAGCGCAAGCGCGGACTTGCCGCTTGCCGTCGGGCCGGTTATCAGGATCGCATCAAAATTCTCATCAAGGTTTTTCATCATGGCTTTCGTTGCCACGCTTATCGCCAATCCGTCAAATCCTGTTCTGACACCGGCCCTCGGCGAAGCGGCCGCCACTGCCGTAAACGCATCCGGTCTCTACTGGCTGGCCGATGGCATCGCCTGCGATATTGCCCTGCCCTCTGGCACCGATGCCGAACAGGCACGTGACGCGATTGCCGGCGTGCTTTCGGGCCAGCCGATCGATATCGTCGTTCAGGAACAGGACAAGCGCCGCAAGAAGCTTCTGATCGCCGATATGGATTCGACCATGATCGGTCAGGAATGCATCGACGAGCTGGCCGCCGAAGTGGGATTGAAGGACAAGGTTTCCACGATTACCGCCCGCGCCATGAATGGCGAAATCGCTTTTGAGCCGGCGCTCCGCGAGCGCGTGGCGCTGCTGAAGGGCCTGCCGGTCTCCGTCATCGATGACGTCATTGAAAAGCGCATCACGCTGACATCAGGCGGCAAGGAGCTGATCGCCACCATGAAGGCGAAAGGTTACTATACCGCCCTCGTTTCCGGCGGTTTCACGGTCTTCACCAGCCGGGTGGCTGCGATGCTGGGATTTGATGAGAACCGCGCGAATCTTCTCGGCGAGGCCGATGGCCAGTTGGATGGCACCGTTGCCGAACCGATCCTCGGCAAACAGGCCAAGGTGGATGCGCTGAACGATATCGCCGCAAAGCTCGGCATCTCGCCGGACGAGGCAATGGCGGTCGGCGATGGCGCCAACGATCTCGGCATGCTGCATCTGGCCGGCGCGGGCGTTGCCCTGCACGCCAAGCCCGCCGTCGCCGCCGAGGCGCAGATGCGCATCGACCATGGCGACCTGACCGCACTCCTTTACATTCAGGGTTACCGCAAGACGGATTTTGTCGTTCCATGATCATCCGCGAAACATCAAGGCTCATTCTGCGCGAGTGGAAGGAGAGCGACCGCAATCTGTTCCGCGAAATCAACGCCGACGAAAAGGTCATGGAATTTTTTCCCTTCCGCCGCAGCCATGCGGAAGCGGATGCGGTTCTCGAAACCATCAACGGCATGATCCGCGGCAGCTTCTACGCCATGGAACTGCGCGAAACCGGTGAGGTTATGGGATTTTGCGGCATATCGCCGGTCATGAACCTCGATCCGCCCTTCCCGCTCGGAACCATGGAAATCGGCTGGCGGCTCGCCACCCGCTTCTGGGGTCACGGCTATGTCACCGAGGCCGCGCAATCGCTGCTCGTCATGGCTTTTGACGAAAAGGAAACGCCGGAAATCGTCTCCTTTGCCGTCCATGACAACCAGCGTTCGACGCGGGTGATGGAACGTATCGGCCTCAAGCGTGACCCGTCACGAGACTTCGACCACCCGCGCGTCCCGGAAGACACCCATCCGCATCTGCGCCCGCATGTGACCTATGCGCTGACGCTCGCGGAGTGGCGGGAACGACGAGCGCAGTAGCGCCCTCGTCCGCCAGTTCGGCAATTACTTCACCGCCGCATTTCCGCCGTCGGCAAACAGGGCCGATCCGGCAACAAAGCTCGACATGGGGCTGGAGAGAAAAAGGGCGGCCTGCGCCAGTTCCTCCGGTTCCGCAATGCGCTTCATCGCATGCAGCCCCGCAGCCCACTCCTTCTGGGCCGCATCTCCCGCCATCGGCGTATCGACTCCGCCGGGAAGCAGTGCATTGGCGCGAATTCCCTTGAAGGCGTAGTCGGCAGTAATGCCCTTCACCAGCCCCATCAGCGCCGCCTTGGCGGTGCCATAGGCTGCCATGCCGGGTATGCCGGCGCTGGTGCCGACGAAGCTGGAGATGAAGACGACCGAACCTCCTCCCCGCTTCAACATCGCAGGGATCTGGCTGCGCACGCCGAGAAATGCGGAAGTGAGGTTGGCGGTGATCACGTGATCCCATTCCTCTACCGAAATCTCCGCAAGCGGTTTTGTTGCCCCAACGGCACCGGCATTGTTGACGGCGATATCGAGACCGCCAAAGACGGTCGTGGCCGCATCCGTCAGACGGGCATGGGTTTCCGCAACTGTGACGTCACCCGCCACGGGGTGAACACGACCGCCGGCCTGGCGAATGGCGGAAGCCACGTCCTCGAGTGCTTCGGCACCACGCGCGTTGATAATGACGGCCGCGCCCTGTTCGGCAAACAGCCTTGCCGTCGCCCGGCCGATGCCGGATGACGCGCCAGTGATGATCGCAACCTTGTTTTCCAATAATTTCATATCCTTGGCCTCCTTTGCCGGAGACCGAGGAATAGAGAGCAAGCCAAACCACAGCCACCCGATTCCTGCCGAACCGGGCGAAAGAAGCTTTACTCCAGCGGCAGCGCCACGACGCGTAGATTGCCCTGTGCATCGGCAACCATCATATGCGCATTCTTGCGACCCTCGGATTTCAGGCCGTTGACACGCACAAGCACGTCGCCCGGAACCTCCATGAAGTCCTGTCCGACCTCGACGATGACATCACCCGCCTTCATGCCCTTCTGTTCGGCCGGCGAACCCTGATCGACGCTGGCGACAAGCACGCCTTCGACGCTTTCGGCAATGCCCTTCTCCGTCCGCAACTCGTTGCTCAGCACTACGAGGTTCATGCCGAGCACGCGCTGCGGCGCTTCGCGCACCTCCGGCGTCTGGTCCTGCGCCTGATCGTCGGAACCGCCCTTGTCATCAGGCACGACCATGCCGCCGTCACCGTCCTCGGCCTGCGGATCGTCGGTTGCGGCCTTTTCATCAGGCGCATCCTGCAACTGGCCAAGCTTTACCTTGACGGTCTCTTCCTTTCCGTCACGGAAGACCACGACATCGACTTCCTTGCCGACCGGGCTTTCCGCCACGATCCTCAAGAGGTCACGCATCTCGTGAATATCCTTGCCGTCGAATTTCAGCACGATATCGCCGGCCTGGATCGGGCCGTTTTCCACCGGGCCACCCTTGGCCACGCCGGAAATCAAGGCACCCTTTGCCGCTTCCATGCCAAGGCTTGCGGCCACGTCGTCGGTAACCGGCTGGACGCGCACGCCGAGCCAGCCACGGCGGGTTTCGCCGAATTGGATGAGCTGCTCGACGATATTCTGGGCGAGTTCCGTCGGAACCGCGAAACCGATGCCAATCGAACCGCCGCTCGGCGAAATGATCGCCGTATTGATGCCGATCACCTCACCCTTCATGTTAAAGAGCGGACCGCCGGAATTGCCCTTGTTGATTGCAGCATCCGTCTGGATGAAGTTGTCATAGGGACCGGCATTGATGTTACGCCCGCGCGCGGAAACGACGCCGACAGTCAACGATCCACCGAGGCCGAAGGGATTGCCAACGGCCATGACCCAGTCACCGATGCGCATGCTGCGCGAATCGCCGAACTTGACTGCCTTCAGCGGAGCCTTCGGCTCAACCTTCAAAACGGAAAGATCGGTCTTGGTATCAGTGCCGACCAGCGTTGCCTTCAGCTTCGAACCATTCGGGAAAATCACCTCGATGGCGTCTGCGCCCTCAATGACGTGATTGTTGGTGACGATGTAGCCAGCCGGATCGATAACGAAGCCGGATCCCAGCGAACTGACCTTGTCGCCGCCTTCCGGTTTCTGGTTGTCGAAATAATCCTTGAAGAACTCCTGGAAAGGCGAACCTTCCGGCAGTTTCGGCGGCACAGGCCCTTTGCCCTCGGTCTTGACGTTCTGCGACGTCGAAATATTCACCACCGCATCAAGAAGCGGTGCGGCAAGATCGGCGACCGATGCCGGCCCATGGCTCTGCGCCCATGCCGCAACCGGTGCCGAAAGGCTACCCGCCACAAGTGCGAAGCCCGCGACTGCGGCAATGCTGCTGCGAAAAGGCGAAAGAAGGGTCACGGCCATAAGCGTCCTCGCGTTTCAAATCGTCATTCCCTGCATATATCGTCAAAGCATAAGGCGGAATGATGAAGTGTAAAAATACCTTTTCGTGAACAGCACCGGCTGCCTTGCTCACTGCCTACAGCATCGGCGCGAAAACGGATATCCCTTTCCGGGCGCGAGACAACAGGATTTTGCCCCTTTCCGCTTTGCTGCCACCCAGCCATTCACTCAAAAAGAAAGGGCCGGTTAAAACCGGCCCCTCCAAAATCATTCGATCCGTTATCAATTTGCCGGCGGTGCGGCAGGTGCGGCCGGAGCCGTGGATGGAGCACCGTTGATGTCGTTGAAATAACGGAAGAAGGTCGAGTCGGGAGACAGGACCAGCGTAGTGCCGGTTCCAGACAGCGCGCTGGAATAGGCCGCCATGGAACGATAGAACTCGAAGAAGCTCGGGTCGCGCTGGAAAGCTTCGCCGAAGACCCGGTTACGCTCCGCATCGCCTTCACCGCGCAGGACTTCGGACTGACGCTGGGCGTCGGATTCGAATTCCACGACCTGACGGTCGGCAATAGCGCGACGACGCTGTGCCGCCTCGTTACCGCGGGCGCGGATCAGCTCGGCTTCGGCCAGACGTTCCGACTTCATACGCTCGAAGGTCTGCTGCGAGACTTCCTGCGTGAGATCGGTGCGGCGGATACGGACATCCACGATGCTGACGCCAAGCGATTCCGCATCGGGACGCAGATCGTCACGTACTTCCTGCATCATCGATGCGCGCGCATCCGAAAGCGCCGATTCGAAGCCGCGAAGACCGTAGACCCGGCGCAACGACGCGTCGAGACGAGTGCGTAGACGCGATTCCGCCGACATCTGGTCACCGGAGACCGTCTGCCGGAAGCGGCGGGCATCCGTGATGCGATAGACCACAAAGGCATCAACCTCGTAGAACTTGCCACCGGAAACCTGAACACGGATGTTGTCGTGATCGAAGCGCAGCGCCCGGTTCTCGATATATTGCACCCGATCGGCATCCATGAAGGCGAAGGGCAGCTTGAAATAGAGGCCCGGCGCCGTTTTCACGTCCTGGATCTGACCGAAGCGCACAACGATGGCCTGCTGGCGCTCGGTGACGACGAAGATCGACGAATAGGCCAGGAAAAGCACGGCGGCGAGACCGACGAGAACGGCCGTAAGACGGTTGCTCATATCAGTTGCCTCCCTGCTGTGCCGCGCCCGGATTGCCGCGCATGATCTCGTTCAGAGGCAGATAAGGCACCACACCCTGTTTTTCGTCGATGATGACCTTGTTGGACCCCTTCAGGACCTGTTCCATCGTTTCCAGGAACATGCGCTGGCGGGTCACGTCAGGTGCCGTGCGATATTGATCGTAGATGGAAATGAAGCGCTGTGCCTCACCCTCTGCCTCGTTGACGACACGAGATTTGTAGGCGTTTGCCTCTTCGATGATCTGTGCTGCCTGACCACGTGCGGCACCCAGCTTCTGGTTGGCGTACTGGTTGGCTTCCTGCACGAAGCGGTCCTCGTCCTGCTCGGCACGCTGCACTTCGTCGAAGGCGTCGGCCACTTCGCGCGGCGGCGCCGCGTCTTCGATGGCGACAGCATTGATGGAGATGCCGGCCCCGTATCCGTCCATGGTGGACTGGATGATGGTGCGCACATCCGCCGCGATCGCCTGACGGTTGTCACGGAAAATGTCCTGTGCGGGACGACGGCCGACGATTTCGCGCATCGCGCTTTCGGAAACCTGCTGCAAGGTCTCAGCCGGGCTGTCGACGTTGAAGAGGTAGGATTTCGGATCGGAAACCGTATAGAGCACCGAGAACTGCACGTTGACGATATTCTGGTCACCGGTCAGCATCACGCCGTTCGCGGAGGAAGACGAAGCGCGCGAACCGATATTCTGCTGCTGTTCGGTCACCTTGACGATTTCAACCGTCTCGATCGGCCACAGATGGAAATGCAGGCCGGGCATCGAAATCTCATCCTTCGGACGCCCGAAACGCAGCTCCACGCCGCGCTCGTCCGGCTGGACGGTGTAGATGGACTGAATGCCGAGGAAAACCAGAACGACGAGAGCGACGATCGCAATCGCGCCGCCATTGAACCCGCCCGGCAGGACATTCTTGAAGCGGTCCTGGCTGCGCCGGATGATCTCTTCCAGATCGGGCGGGCCGCCATTGCCGCCGCCACCGCCGCGAGGCCGGTTAGGTCCCTGCCCCCATGGGCCGCCTCCGCCGCCCTGGTTGTTTCCGCCACCACCGCCGCCGCCCCAAGGGCCGCCGCCGCCATTCTGATTGCTCCAGGGCATCAATACCTCTTTATAAAAGCCTCTCCCGATCCCGTTCGAAAGCGATTGCTCGCGTGCGGCGGGAATATGGACCCGTTATAAGAAGGAGAAGCGTGCGTTTCAACGCAGAGGTGGTAACTAAATACCCAATCAGGGTAAATAGTTCACTTTGACGCGGCTCTGCGCAAATAAGTGGTGAACAGAACCGGATAATTGTCCTTTTCCCCGGCGGGAACGGCATTTTCCTCGATTTTTTCAAAGACGGCGGGATCGATTTCCGGAAAAAAAGTGTCGCCATCAAGCTTTACGGCCACATGGGTGACGGAAAGTTGATCGGCAAACGGCATGGCCTGACGGTAGATTTCCCCGCCACCGGCCACGAAAACCTCGTCCACACCCAGTTCTGCAGCCTTGCTTTTGCCAAGCGCGAGGGCATCTTCAAGCGACGACACGACATCCACGCCATCGGGCCTGTAATCGGCATTTCGGCTGACGATGATGTGCGGCCGGCCCGGCAAGGGACGCTCGCCCACCGAGAGAAATGTCTTCCTGCCCATGATGAGCGGTTTGCCCATCGTCATCGCCTTGAAGCGCTTGAGGTCAGTGGAAAGCTTCCAAGGCATATCGAGGTCGCGGCCGATAACGCCGTTTTCCGACACCGCGACGATGATGGTGATGCGCGGCTCGCTCATACCGCGATCGGTGCCTTGATGGTTGAATCCGCTTCGTAGTTCTCAAGCGTAAAGTCTTCGAACTTAAAGGAGAAGAGATCTCGCACATCCGGGTTGAGGCGCATCGTCGGCAGGGACTTGGGGGTCCGCGTCATCTGCAATTTCGCCTGCTCGAAATGGTTGGCGTAGATATGCGCGTCACCAAGCGTATGGACGAAATCGCCGGGCTTCAGCCCCGTGACCTGCGCCACCATCAGCGTCAGAAGTGCGTAGGAAGCAATATTGAAAGGCACGCCGAGAAAAATATCGGCCGAGCGCTGGTAAAGCTGGCAGGACAGCTTTCCATCCGAAACATAGAACTGGAACAGGCAATGGCAG
This region of Agrobacterium tumefaciens genomic DNA includes:
- the miaA gene encoding tRNA (adenosine(37)-N6)-dimethylallyltransferase MiaA, encoding MMKNLDENFDAILITGPTASGKSALALRMARERNGVVINADSMQVYDTLRVLTARPSEEEMAGVPHLLYGHVPASSSYSTGEWLRDISALLVDLRRQQRFPVIVGGTGLYFKALTGGLSDMPAIPDDIRERLRALLIEEGSMVLHAELSRCDPLMAQGLQPGDGQRIVRALEVMEATGKSIMEFQKASGPMIVDPDRAEKFVVLPERPVLHDRINRRFETMMESGAVEEVKALLALKLAPDATAMKAIGVSQIADMLAGGMSEAEVIEKSAAATRQYAKRQMTWFRNQMGPDWARIQP
- the serB gene encoding phosphoserine phosphatase SerB; protein product: MAFVATLIANPSNPVLTPALGEAAATAVNASGLYWLADGIACDIALPSGTDAEQARDAIAGVLSGQPIDIVVQEQDKRRKKLLIADMDSTMIGQECIDELAAEVGLKDKVSTITARAMNGEIAFEPALRERVALLKGLPVSVIDDVIEKRITLTSGGKELIATMKAKGYYTALVSGGFTVFTSRVAAMLGFDENRANLLGEADGQLDGTVAEPILGKQAKVDALNDIAAKLGISPDEAMAVGDGANDLGMLHLAGAGVALHAKPAVAAEAQMRIDHGDLTALLYIQGYRKTDFVVP
- a CDS encoding GNAT family N-acetyltransferase; translated protein: MIIRETSRLILREWKESDRNLFREINADEKVMEFFPFRRSHAEADAVLETINGMIRGSFYAMELRETGEVMGFCGISPVMNLDPPFPLGTMEIGWRLATRFWGHGYVTEAAQSLLVMAFDEKETPEIVSFAVHDNQRSTRVMERIGLKRDPSRDFDHPRVPEDTHPHLRPHVTYALTLAEWRERRAQ
- a CDS encoding SDR family oxidoreductase, which translates into the protein MKLLENKVAIITGASSGIGRATARLFAEQGAAVIINARGAEALEDVASAIRQAGGRVHPVAGDVTVAETHARLTDAATTVFGGLDIAVNNAGAVGATKPLAEISVEEWDHVITANLTSAFLGVRSQIPAMLKRGGGSVVFISSFVGTSAGIPGMAAYGTAKAALMGLVKGITADYAFKGIRANALLPGGVDTPMAGDAAQKEWAAGLHAMKRIAEPEELAQAALFLSSPMSSFVAGSALFADGGNAAVK
- a CDS encoding Do family serine endopeptidase; the encoded protein is MAVTLLSPFRSSIAAVAGFALVAGSLSAPVAAWAQSHGPASVADLAAPLLDAVVNISTSQNVKTEGKGPVPPKLPEGSPFQEFFKDYFDNQKPEGGDKVSSLGSGFVIDPAGYIVTNNHVIEGADAIEVIFPNGSKLKATLVGTDTKTDLSVLKVEPKAPLKAVKFGDSRSMRIGDWVMAVGNPFGLGGSLTVGVVSARGRNINAGPYDNFIQTDAAINKGNSGGPLFNMKGEVIGINTAIISPSGGSIGIGFAVPTELAQNIVEQLIQFGETRRGWLGVRVQPVTDDVAASLGMEAAKGALISGVAKGGPVENGPIQAGDIVLKFDGKDIHEMRDLLRIVAESPVGKEVDVVVFRDGKEETVKVKLGQLQDAPDEKAATDDPQAEDGDGGMVVPDDKGGSDDQAQDQTPEVREAPQRVLGMNLVVLSNELRTEKGIAESVEGVLVASVDQGSPAEQKGMKAGDVIVEVGQDFMEVPGDVLVRVNGLKSEGRKNAHMMVADAQGNLRVVALPLE
- the hflC gene encoding protease modulator HflC; the encoded protein is MSNRLTAVLVGLAAVLFLAYSSIFVVTERQQAIVVRFGQIQDVKTAPGLYFKLPFAFMDADRVQYIENRALRFDHDNIRVQVSGGKFYEVDAFVVYRITDARRFRQTVSGDQMSAESRLRTRLDASLRRVYGLRGFESALSDARASMMQEVRDDLRPDAESLGVSIVDVRIRRTDLTQEVSQQTFERMKSERLAEAELIRARGNEAAQRRRAIADRQVVEFESDAQRQSEVLRGEGDAERNRVFGEAFQRDPSFFEFYRSMAAYSSALSGTGTTLVLSPDSTFFRYFNDINGAPSTAPAAPAAPPAN
- the hflK gene encoding FtsH protease activity modulator HflK, which produces MPWSNQNGGGGPWGGGGGGGNNQGGGGGPWGQGPNRPRGGGGGNGGPPDLEEIIRRSQDRFKNVLPGGFNGGAIAIVALVVLVFLGIQSIYTVQPDERGVELRFGRPKDEISMPGLHFHLWPIETVEIVKVTEQQQNIGSRASSSSANGVMLTGDQNIVNVQFSVLYTVSDPKSYLFNVDSPAETLQQVSESAMREIVGRRPAQDIFRDNRQAIAADVRTIIQSTMDGYGAGISINAVAIEDAAPPREVADAFDEVQRAEQDEDRFVQEANQYANQKLGAARGQAAQIIEEANAYKSRVVNEAEGEAQRFISIYDQYRTAPDVTRQRMFLETMEQVLKGSNKVIIDEKQGVVPYLPLNEIMRGNPGAAQQGGN
- a CDS encoding dihydrofolate reductase, producing MSEPRITIIVAVSENGVIGRDLDMPWKLSTDLKRFKAMTMGKPLIMGRKTFLSVGERPLPGRPHIIVSRNADYRPDGVDVVSSLEDALALGKSKAAELGVDEVFVAGGGEIYRQAMPFADQLSVTHVAVKLDGDTFFPEIDPAVFEKIEENAVPAGEKDNYPVLFTTYLRRAASK